In Fundulus heteroclitus isolate FHET01 chromosome 16, MU-UCD_Fhet_4.1, whole genome shotgun sequence, a single genomic region encodes these proteins:
- the baiap2l2a gene encoding brain-specific angiogenesis inhibitor 1-associated protein 2-like protein 2 — translation MSGVNSDQLHRSTLGIYLSLTDEFNPSLQKLVSLGNSYAHAFKELAVSSEAYFNELSKIGERAFYSLSSRSLGDVLIQISENQRRLTLELEGVFRQFSLEVLLVMQNNIQLDKDYISDSRVKYETEVHNQVAALQRQRRGGPIQDSSEHEHFLRESHREALEEEARRYRFLAEKHCGLMQSIGQLMNKTGGTLLQKADFWTEEVGATRPAYNNTGGMRAEDIRQIREEMVLGKLPSRAPSPVGSIYRSRGGGGGVPMRARVAHQPAGSNPTLLPFYRGQIITVRDMPPRNGWLYGSAENSQGWFPASYVEELEESPMSPSSRNSTLRSSRSMSSLLDQPGAGSSSSRSSSSVMSNVFDQPRPFSVSSSSSSKGGGPPPPPPPPTQSSSKSQSQNSHSELFPRGTNPFATVKLKPTHTNDRSAPVLHRR, via the exons ATGTCGGGGGTCAATAGTGATCAGCTGCACCGCTCCACCTTGGGGATTTACTTG AGCTTGACTGATGAGTTCAACCCAAGTCTACAGAAACTGGTTTCACTGGGAAACAGCTACGCccatgctttcaaag aGCTCGCTGTCAGCAGCGAGGCCTACTTCAATGAACTTTCAAAGATCGGAGAGAGAGCTTTCTACTCCTTGTCCTCCCGCTCCCTGG GAGATGTCCTGATTCAGATCTCTGAGAACCAACGGAGACTCACCTTGGAGCTGGAGGGAGTG TTCCGCCAGTTCAGCTTGGAAGTCCTGCTGGTGATGCAGAACAACATTCAGCTGGACAAAGACTACATCTCA GACAGCAGGGTGAAGTATGAGACGGAGGTTCATAACCAGgtagcagctctgcagaggcaGCGGAGGGGAGGACCCATCCAG GACTCTAGCGAGCATGAGCACTTCCTGAGGGAGAGCCACCGTGAGGCGTTGGAGGAGGAGGCTAGGCGGTACCGCTTCTTGGCTGAGAAACACTGTGGCCTCATGCAGTCCATCGGCCAACTTATGAATAAG ACAGGAGGAACTCTTCTGCAGAAAGCTGATTTCTGGACAGAGGAAGTTGGTGCCACCAGACCTGCTTATAATAACACT GGGGGAATGAGAGCGGAGGACATCAGACAGATCCGAGAGGAGATGGTTCTGGGCAAGCTACCCTCAAGGG CGCCGTCCCCGGTGGGCAGCATTTATCGCTCCAGAGGTGGCGGCGGAGGTGTTCCCATGAGGGCCAGGGTGGCGCACCAGCCAGCTGGCTCCAATCCCACCCTGCTGCCCTTCTACCGGGGACAGATCATCACCGTGCGGGACATGCCACCCAGGAACGGCTGGCTCTACGGATCTGCTGAAAACAG tCAGGGGTGGTTTCCAGCCTCCTATGTGGAAGAACTTGAGGAATCCCCAATGTCCCCCAGCTCCCG TAACTCCACTCTCCGGAGCAGCAGGAGCATGAGCAGCCTGCTGGACCAACCGGGcgccggcagcagcagcagcaggagcagcagcagtgtCATGAGCAACGTGTTTGACCAGCCAAGACCCTTCAGCgtgagcagcagcagtagcagcaaaGGTGGAGGCCCGCCTCCTCCGCCTCCACCGCCGACACAATCTTCATCC AAATCGCAGTCACAGAACTCGcactccgaactcttcccaag GGGTACCAATCCATTTGCCACCGTTAAGCTGAAGCCCACCCACACCAATGACAGATCTGCTCCAGTACTACATCGGAGATGA